The Streptomyces sp. NBC_00344 genome includes a window with the following:
- the thrC gene encoding threonine synthase, translated as MTSQGTHQWRGIIEEYRHRLPVTEATPVVTLREGGTPLVPAQVLSERTGCEVHLKVEGANPTGSFKDRGMTMAISHAKEAGAQAVICASTGNTSASAAAYAVRAGMVCAVLVPRGKIALGKMGQALVHGAKILQVDGNFDDCLTLARSLSDNYPVALVNSVNPSRIEGQKTGAFEIVDALGDAPDIHVLPVGNAGNITAYWKGYKEYAADGLATHAPRMWGFQASGSAPIVRGEIVKDPSTIATAIRIGNPASWQYALAARDESGGAIDEVTDRHILSAYRLLASQEGVFVEPASAASVAGLLKAAEEGKVDRGQKIVCTVTGNGLKDPDWAVAGAPQPVTVPVDAVVAAERLGLA; from the coding sequence ATGACCAGCCAGGGCACCCACCAGTGGCGCGGCATCATCGAGGAGTACCGGCACCGCCTTCCGGTCACGGAGGCGACGCCCGTCGTCACGCTCCGTGAGGGAGGCACGCCGCTCGTTCCCGCTCAGGTCCTTTCCGAGCGTACGGGCTGTGAGGTGCACCTCAAGGTCGAGGGCGCCAACCCCACCGGGTCCTTCAAGGACCGCGGTATGACCATGGCGATCAGCCATGCGAAGGAGGCGGGCGCGCAGGCGGTCATCTGCGCCTCCACCGGTAACACCTCCGCTTCGGCCGCCGCATACGCCGTGCGCGCCGGCATGGTCTGCGCGGTCCTGGTGCCGCGGGGGAAGATCGCGCTGGGCAAGATGGGTCAGGCGCTGGTCCACGGCGCGAAGATCCTCCAGGTCGACGGCAACTTCGACGACTGTCTGACGCTGGCCCGCTCGCTCTCGGACAACTACCCGGTGGCGCTGGTCAATTCGGTCAACCCCTCCCGTATCGAAGGCCAGAAGACCGGTGCCTTCGAGATCGTCGACGCGCTCGGCGACGCCCCCGACATCCATGTGCTGCCGGTCGGCAATGCGGGCAACATCACCGCGTACTGGAAGGGCTACAAGGAGTACGCGGCGGACGGTCTCGCCACCCACGCGCCCCGGATGTGGGGCTTCCAGGCGTCGGGATCCGCTCCGATCGTGCGGGGCGAGATCGTCAAGGACCCGTCCACGATCGCGACCGCGATCCGGATCGGCAACCCGGCCTCCTGGCAGTACGCGCTGGCGGCCCGGGACGAGTCGGGTGGCGCCATCGACGAGGTGACTGACCGTCACATCCTGTCTGCCTACCGGCTGTTGGCCTCCCAGGAAGGTGTCTTCGTGGAGCCGGCCTCGGCCGCTTCGGTGGCCGGCCTGCTGAAGGCCGCCGAGGAGGGCAAGGTCGACCGCGGCCAGAAGATCGTGTGCACGGTCACCGGCAACGGCCTCAAGGACCCGGACTGGGCCGTCGCGGGCGCCCCTCAGCCGGTCACCGTCCCGGTGGACGCCGTCGTGGCCGCTGAGCGTCTCGGGCTCGCCTAG
- a CDS encoding homoserine dehydrogenase codes for MMRTRPLKVALLGCGVVGSEVARIMTTHADDLTARIGAPVELAGVAVRRPSKAREGIDPALITTDAMALVKRGDIDVVVEVIGGIEPARALITTAFEHGASVVSANKALLAKDGAALHAAAQEHGRDLYYEAAVAGAIPLVRPLRESLAGDKVNRILGIVNGTTNFILDKMDTTGAGYSEALDEATALGYAEADPTADVEGFDAAAKAAILAGIAFHTRVRLDDVHREGLTEVTAADIASAKRMGCTVKLLAICERAADGKSVTARVHPAMIPLSHPLASVREAYNAVFVEADAAGQLMFYGPGAGGSPTASAVLGDLVAVCRNTLGGATGPGESAYTRLPVSPMGDVITRYHISLDVADKPGVLAQVATVFAEQGVSIDTVRQQGRQDGGGEASLVVVTHRAPDAALSGTVEALRKLDTVRGVASIMRVEGE; via the coding sequence ATGATGCGTACGCGTCCGCTGAAGGTGGCGCTGCTGGGCTGTGGAGTGGTCGGCTCAGAGGTGGCCCGCATCATGACGACGCACGCCGACGACCTCACGGCGCGCATCGGTGCCCCCGTCGAGCTGGCCGGAGTGGCCGTCCGCCGTCCCTCCAAGGCCCGCGAGGGCATCGACCCCGCTCTCATCACCACCGACGCGATGGCCCTGGTCAAACGCGGCGACATCGACGTGGTGGTCGAGGTCATCGGTGGGATCGAGCCCGCCAGGGCGCTGATCACCACCGCCTTCGAGCACGGCGCGAGCGTGGTGTCCGCCAACAAGGCGCTGCTCGCCAAGGACGGCGCCGCCCTGCACGCGGCCGCGCAGGAGCACGGCAGGGACCTCTACTACGAGGCCGCCGTCGCCGGTGCGATCCCGCTGGTGCGTCCGCTGCGCGAATCGCTCGCGGGCGACAAGGTGAACCGCATTCTGGGCATCGTCAACGGCACCACCAACTTCATCCTCGACAAGATGGACACCACCGGCGCCGGGTACTCCGAGGCGCTCGACGAGGCCACGGCTCTCGGCTACGCGGAGGCAGACCCCACCGCCGACGTCGAGGGCTTCGACGCCGCGGCCAAGGCCGCGATCCTGGCCGGTATCGCCTTCCACACCCGGGTGCGCCTCGACGACGTCCACCGCGAGGGCCTCACCGAGGTGACAGCGGCCGACATCGCGTCCGCGAAACGCATGGGCTGCACCGTCAAACTCCTCGCCATCTGTGAGCGCGCGGCCGACGGGAAGTCCGTCACCGCCCGCGTCCACCCCGCGATGATCCCGCTCAGCCACCCGCTGGCATCGGTCCGCGAGGCGTACAACGCGGTCTTCGTCGAGGCCGACGCGGCCGGGCAACTGATGTTCTACGGCCCCGGCGCCGGTGGTTCGCCGACCGCGTCCGCGGTCCTCGGCGACCTGGTGGCGGTCTGCCGCAACACGCTGGGCGGGGCCACCGGCCCCGGCGAGTCCGCGTACACACGTCTGCCGGTCAGCCCGATGGGCGACGTGATCACGCGGTACCACATCAGTCTCGACGTGGCCGACAAGCCGGGCGTTCTCGCCCAGGTTGCTACGGTCTTCGCCGAGCAGGGCGTATCGATCGACACGGTGCGCCAGCAGGGCCGACAGGACGGAGGCGGCGAGGCCTCTCTCGTCGTCGTCACCCACCGCGCGCCCGACGCCGCCCTTTCCGGGACCGTCGAGGCGCTGCGCAAGCTCGACACCGTGCGCGGTGTCGCCAGCATCATGCGTGTTGAAGGGGAGTAA
- the lysA gene encoding diaminopimelate decarboxylase: MSRSAHPAGPRHADVYTEGHYSAPAEDLNSLDEKVWARTVGRDSDGVVTVGGIEVTRLAEEFGTPAYFLDEADFRARCRAWAEAFGQDADVFYAGKAFLSRAVVKWLREEGLNLDVCSGGELTTALDAGMPAERIAFHGNNKTTGEIERAVDAGVGRIVLDSFQEIVRVAHIAQSRGKRQPVQIRVTVGVEAHTHEFIATAHEDQKFGIQLADGQAAEAVRRALKLDGLELIGIHSHIGSQIFDMAGFEVSARRVVQLLADIRDEHGVELPEIDLGGGLGIAYTTEDDPREPHEIAKALGEIVTRECESAGLATPRISVEPGRAIVGPTAFTLYEVGTIKPLEGLRTYVSVDGGMSDNIRTALYDAEYSVALVSRTSTAEPMLVRVVGKHCESGDIVVKDAFLPADLAPGDLLAVPATGAYCRSMASNYNHALRPPVVAVKDGAARVIVRRETEEDLLRLDVG, from the coding sequence ATGAGCCGTTCCGCACACCCCGCCGGGCCCCGGCACGCCGATGTCTACACCGAGGGGCACTACTCCGCCCCTGCCGAGGACCTCAACTCCCTGGACGAGAAGGTCTGGGCCCGTACCGTCGGCCGCGACAGCGACGGGGTCGTCACCGTCGGCGGGATCGAAGTCACCCGGCTGGCCGAGGAGTTCGGCACCCCCGCCTACTTCCTGGACGAGGCCGACTTCCGCGCCCGCTGCCGGGCCTGGGCCGAGGCCTTCGGGCAGGACGCCGATGTGTTCTACGCCGGGAAGGCCTTCCTGTCCCGGGCCGTCGTGAAGTGGCTCAGGGAAGAGGGGCTCAACCTCGACGTCTGCTCCGGCGGTGAGCTGACCACCGCCCTGGACGCCGGGATGCCTGCCGAGCGGATCGCCTTCCACGGAAACAACAAGACCACCGGCGAGATCGAGCGGGCCGTCGACGCCGGTGTCGGGCGGATCGTGCTCGACTCCTTCCAGGAGATCGTCCGGGTCGCGCACATCGCCCAGAGCCGCGGCAAGCGCCAGCCGGTGCAGATCCGGGTTACGGTCGGCGTCGAGGCGCACACCCACGAGTTCATCGCCACCGCGCACGAGGACCAGAAGTTCGGGATCCAGCTCGCCGACGGTCAGGCGGCGGAAGCCGTCCGCCGGGCGCTGAAGCTGGACGGGCTGGAACTCATCGGGATCCACTCGCACATCGGGTCACAGATCTTCGACATGGCGGGCTTCGAGGTCTCCGCGCGACGAGTGGTCCAGCTGCTCGCCGACATCCGCGACGAGCACGGGGTCGAGCTGCCCGAGATCGACCTCGGCGGCGGCCTCGGAATCGCCTACACCACGGAGGACGACCCCCGTGAGCCGCACGAGATCGCCAAGGCGCTCGGCGAGATCGTCACCCGGGAGTGCGAGTCGGCGGGGCTTGCCACCCCGCGGATCTCCGTCGAGCCGGGGCGCGCCATCGTGGGGCCCACCGCCTTCACGCTGTACGAGGTCGGCACCATCAAGCCGCTCGAGGGCCTGCGGACCTATGTCAGCGTCGACGGCGGGATGTCCGACAACATCCGCACCGCCCTCTACGACGCCGAGTACAGCGTCGCGCTGGTCTCGCGTACCTCGACCGCCGAGCCCATGCTGGTCCGGGTCGTCGGGAAGCACTGTGAGAGCGGGGACATCGTGGTGAAGGACGCGTTCCTGCCGGCCGATCTCGCACCGGGCGATCTGCTCGCCGTCCCCGCCACCGGTGCGTACTGCCGCTCCATGGCCAGCAACTACAACCACGCACTGCGCCCGCCGGTCGTCGCCGTGAAGGACGGCGCGGCACGGGTGATCGTCCGGCGTGAGACGGAGGAGGATCTCCTGCGCCTCGATGTCGGCTAG
- the nrtL gene encoding ArgS-related anticodon-binding protein NrtL has protein sequence MTPAELSCAVTRAVRRAVDEGALRVAVPEHVRVERPRPGGRGDYATNAALRLAGPAGMPPRAVAEALRERIAGTRGIERVEITGPGFLNFTLVPDGAGTVVRRVIEQSARYGRGARTTGAAPTSVLARTTGPARTTNPAPSTVPAGTTDPAGPPLSANSTTAGPAATLHPVQLERLGPDAACWDSLLGGGEQLLVRRESNPLFRVQYAYARSRALLRNAEDLGFRAAQDEDGVRAPALLAALTDFPAFAEAADAEGAHAHAEAAPGTAGGTGAAQRLARHLVAVADAFLEFHVTVLPVGDEKPSAAHRSRLALAEAAGTVLAGGLSLLGISAPEHI, from the coding sequence GTGACCCCCGCCGAGCTCTCCTGTGCCGTCACGCGCGCCGTGCGCCGCGCGGTGGACGAGGGTGCCCTGCGGGTGGCTGTCCCCGAACACGTCAGGGTCGAGAGGCCCCGGCCCGGCGGCCGGGGGGACTACGCCACGAACGCCGCGCTGCGGCTGGCCGGCCCCGCCGGTATGCCTCCCCGGGCGGTCGCCGAAGCGCTCAGGGAGCGGATCGCCGGTACGCGGGGGATCGAACGGGTCGAGATCACCGGGCCGGGATTCCTGAACTTCACGCTGGTTCCTGACGGCGCGGGCACCGTCGTACGCAGGGTCATCGAGCAGAGCGCACGGTACGGGCGAGGGGCACGGACCACCGGCGCGGCACCCACGAGTGTTCTCGCACGCACCACAGGTCCCGCACGCACCACCAACCCGGCACCCTCGACCGTCCCAGCAGGCACCACCGACCCCGCCGGCCCACCCCTCTCCGCCAACAGCACCACAGCCGGCCCCGCAGCCACCCTCCATCCGGTGCAGCTCGAACGCCTGGGGCCGGACGCCGCCTGCTGGGACTCGCTGCTCGGCGGCGGGGAGCAGCTGCTGGTCCGGCGGGAGAGCAATCCGCTGTTCCGCGTCCAGTACGCGTACGCCCGCAGCCGCGCTCTGCTCCGTAACGCGGAGGACCTCGGCTTCCGGGCCGCTCAGGACGAGGACGGCGTGCGGGCGCCCGCGCTGCTCGCCGCGCTGACCGATTTCCCCGCCTTCGCCGAAGCTGCCGACGCCGAGGGTGCCCACGCCCATGCCGAGGCCGCCCCCGGTACGGCCGGCGGCACCGGGGCAGCCCAGCGACTCGCCCGGCATCTGGTGGCCGTGGCGGACGCGTTTCTGGAGTTCCACGTCACCGTGCTGCCCGTCGGTGACGAGAAACCCTCGGCCGCCCACCGTTCCCGGCTCGCCCTCGCCGAGGCCGCCGGGACGGTGCTCGCAGGCGGCCTGTCCCTGCTCGGCATCAGCGCACCCGAACACATCTGA
- a CDS encoding response regulator, with translation MSVPGALGRVLVVDDNKVIRQLIRVNLELEGFEVVTAADGAECLDVVHRVAPDAITLDVVMPRLDGLRTAARLRSDPRTSRIPLAIVSACTQQEVESGLASGVDAFLAKPFEPAALVRMVRQLVGLESPPDPVRPCGNPGPSRPAGRAGSALG, from the coding sequence ATGAGTGTGCCGGGTGCGTTGGGCCGGGTGCTTGTTGTCGATGACAACAAGGTCATCCGGCAGCTGATCAGGGTCAATCTCGAGCTGGAGGGCTTCGAGGTCGTGACCGCGGCTGACGGTGCCGAGTGCCTGGATGTCGTCCACCGGGTCGCGCCCGATGCGATCACGCTCGATGTGGTGATGCCGAGGCTCGACGGGCTGCGGACCGCGGCGCGGCTGCGTTCCGATCCGCGTACCAGCCGGATCCCGCTGGCGATCGTCAGCGCGTGTACGCAGCAGGAAGTGGAGAGCGGGCTGGCGTCCGGGGTGGACGCCTTTCTCGCGAAGCCCTTCGAGCCTGCCGCGCTGGTCCGGATGGTTCGGCAGCTGGTGGGGCTGGAGAGCCCGCCGGACCCTGTGCGGCCGTGCGGCAACCCCGGTCCGAGCCGGCCTGCCGGGCGGGCGGGGAGTGCGCTCGGCTGA
- a CDS encoding DUF6083 domain-containing protein, whose translation MGVSEKGPCWLGGGQSPCPYCGLLGDRVLTLEHDWVLLEPDMMPPSHTVPAEHRWIVLADGRVTVYGVCPPDPSQRCRIEHRLACPAQPLPDLWQWLTSLRGENGRRVERQAVPEPPESREEWPDAG comes from the coding sequence ATGGGGGTTTCCGAAAAGGGTCCGTGTTGGCTCGGCGGCGGGCAGTCGCCCTGCCCGTACTGCGGCCTGCTGGGGGATCGTGTTTTGACGCTGGAACACGACTGGGTGCTGCTGGAGCCGGACATGATGCCGCCGTCTCACACGGTGCCGGCGGAGCATCGCTGGATAGTGCTGGCCGATGGACGGGTGACTGTCTACGGCGTGTGCCCACCTGATCCATCCCAGAGGTGCCGCATCGAGCATCGGCTCGCCTGTCCGGCCCAACCGCTGCCGGACCTGTGGCAGTGGCTTACGTCGCTGCGTGGGGAGAACGGGCGACGAGTTGAGCGCCAGGCGGTTCCGGAACCTCCGGAGTCCCGGGAGGAGTGGCCGGACGCTGGATGA
- a CDS encoding right-handed parallel beta-helix repeat-containing protein, with the protein MTKQQLKLLACITVAAGTGLAAAPPSVAAGPRMVHPGESIQAAVNAAKPGDVIRIAPGTYRESVLITKPGLTLRGSGSGTVLVPGNRTTKPAKSTKATKATKSTKKAKAAQSCAKQGNGICVLGTASKPVRDVQIRSLALSGFKKNGVWASGTDRLVVQQVVSEKNGTWGIAQEKSVRGVFRHNTVRANGDSGIMIANVVESEGGATDTRGTVVQANRLEANRIGVTLRRVRNLAVIGNEVTGNCGGVFVVGDENKPAAGQMTISGNQIHHNNKSCAATARMPALQGAGIVLTGSQGTLVRSNTIQDNVGKSPYSGGIVLFKSFVGAANSDNAIRDNVVQGNKPADLAGTNTGSGNTFERNRCGASQPTGTC; encoded by the coding sequence ATGACCAAACAACAGCTGAAGCTCCTCGCATGCATCACCGTCGCCGCCGGTACCGGACTGGCCGCGGCCCCGCCCTCAGTCGCCGCCGGCCCGCGGATGGTGCATCCGGGTGAATCGATCCAAGCAGCGGTGAATGCCGCGAAGCCCGGGGACGTCATCCGTATCGCCCCCGGCACCTATCGGGAGAGCGTCCTGATCACCAAACCCGGCCTCACCCTCCGGGGGTCGGGGTCGGGGACGGTGCTCGTACCGGGGAACAGGACGACCAAGCCCGCCAAGTCGACCAAAGCGACCAAAGCCACCAAGTCAACGAAGAAGGCCAAGGCCGCGCAGAGCTGCGCCAAGCAGGGCAACGGGATCTGTGTGCTCGGCACGGCGTCGAAGCCCGTCCGCGACGTGCAGATCCGCTCGCTCGCGCTCTCCGGCTTCAAGAAGAACGGTGTCTGGGCCTCCGGAACCGACAGGCTGGTCGTCCAGCAGGTGGTGTCCGAGAAGAACGGGACGTGGGGCATCGCGCAGGAGAAGTCCGTACGAGGAGTGTTCCGGCACAACACCGTCCGGGCCAACGGCGATTCCGGCATCATGATCGCGAACGTGGTGGAGAGCGAGGGTGGCGCCACCGACACCCGGGGCACCGTGGTCCAGGCCAACCGCCTCGAGGCGAACCGGATCGGTGTCACCCTGCGGCGGGTCCGCAACCTCGCCGTCATCGGTAACGAGGTCACCGGGAACTGCGGCGGCGTGTTCGTCGTGGGTGACGAGAACAAGCCCGCGGCCGGCCAGATGACCATCAGCGGCAACCAGATCCACCACAACAACAAGTCCTGCGCCGCCACCGCCCGGATGCCCGCACTCCAGGGCGCCGGCATCGTCCTCACGGGTTCCCAGGGCACCCTGGTGCGCTCCAACACGATTCAGGACAACGTGGGCAAGTCGCCGTACTCGGGCGGCATCGTGCTCTTCAAGAGCTTCGTGGGCGCGGCGAACAGCGACAACGCCATCCGGGACAACGTCGTACAGGGCAACAAGCCGGCCGACCTGGCCGGGACGAACACCGGGTCGGGCAACACCTTCGAGCGCAATCGCTGCGGAGCCTCCCAGCCGACCGGCACCTGCTGA
- a CDS encoding methyltransferase produces MTTVSTTPPPPAAACTCSPTVQPAMRLRELAFGAACAAAVRAAARLGVADALAESPAPVEEIATALRIEPEPLRRLLRALSCYGVFAENEDGTFVHTDMSRLLREDDPQSLRYIALWCTEPWTWDVWPRLDDAVRSGSSVFRQVFGKEFFDHLHQDATESAQVFNRAMTTSSMQSALDVAALLDLAGVSTVADIGGGQGHVLASLLEKHPEIQGTLVDLPGVVARADSRLRDGGPLSGRARIVAGDCRQNIPVDADLYIIKNILEWDDESTRKTLRNVIAAARPGARVVIIENLVDDSPSMRFTTAMDLLLLLNVGGAKHTRQSLVDRMTAAGLVVGEIRPVNAYLHAFECTVPAGGR; encoded by the coding sequence ATGACCACAGTGAGCACCACACCCCCACCACCCGCAGCGGCCTGCACCTGTTCCCCCACCGTTCAGCCGGCCATGCGGCTGCGTGAGCTCGCTTTCGGTGCTGCGTGCGCCGCCGCCGTACGTGCGGCGGCGCGGCTGGGCGTAGCGGATGCGCTGGCCGAGTCGCCCGCCCCGGTGGAAGAGATCGCGACGGCCCTGCGCATCGAGCCCGAGCCGCTGCGGCGTCTGCTGCGCGCCCTGTCCTGCTATGGGGTGTTCGCCGAGAACGAGGACGGCACCTTCGTCCACACCGACATGTCCCGGCTGCTCCGTGAGGACGATCCGCAGAGCCTGCGCTACATCGCCCTGTGGTGCACGGAGCCCTGGACCTGGGACGTCTGGCCGCGGCTGGACGACGCCGTTCGGTCCGGGTCCAGCGTCTTCCGGCAGGTGTTCGGCAAGGAGTTCTTCGACCACCTCCACCAGGACGCCACCGAGTCGGCTCAGGTCTTCAACCGAGCGATGACCACCTCCAGCATGCAGTCGGCGCTGGATGTCGCGGCGCTTCTCGACCTGGCCGGAGTGTCCACGGTCGCGGACATCGGTGGCGGCCAGGGGCACGTGCTGGCGAGTCTGCTGGAGAAGCATCCCGAGATCCAGGGGACGCTGGTCGACCTGCCCGGCGTGGTGGCGCGGGCGGACTCCCGGCTGCGGGACGGCGGTCCGCTGTCCGGGCGCGCCCGCATCGTGGCCGGGGACTGCCGGCAGAACATCCCGGTCGACGCGGACCTCTACATCATCAAGAACATCCTGGAGTGGGACGACGAGAGCACCCGGAAGACCCTGCGGAACGTGATCGCCGCGGCCCGCCCGGGAGCCAGGGTCGTGATCATCGAGAATCTCGTCGACGACAGTCCGTCCATGCGGTTCACCACGGCGATGGATCTGCTTCTGCTGCTCAATGTGGGCGGCGCCAAGCACACCCGGCAGAGTCTGGTGGACCGGATGACCGCGGCGGGGCTCGTCGTCGGGGAGATCCGGCCGGTCAACGCGTACCTTCACGCGTTCGAGTGCACGGTGCCGGCCGGAGGCC